In one Sphingobium sp. MI1205 genomic region, the following are encoded:
- a CDS encoding autotransporter outer membrane beta-barrel domain-containing protein — MIGRKSARAPVRLGLGLGVSILALGTGSAFAQIATTCPDGSAGPLCIISNTGSTGPISGTLGTAIVVNNSGTISGDPAIAAGQAVVLSVNNASGGVIGDGINAIISPARTGIPLLSFNVTNAGTINGNVSYVEPTPASGQGPLAGALYYYISDGGTLNGNLQLGTGFSTVNFIQRGADDGVTGTITAGGGIDIYTRSYSQSQSLELGARALPATFEIEGFEARGAATTLTLTGQGTTINLMGDGNIVNNGTIGLLNTAGLYPQGVTVVPAAIGYYQTRFATFQRAFVPAGTVPLYTPAYGDALTSFINEGTVNGDIRIATASFVNNDEINLSTGGIGSVITTSAGEDFVFRNTGTIEMLSNGLRAPTTNIEREFDDGVNAAVRIRQALETTTVAAATIENSGSIVGGLDTNVAANVFAFTNSGLIAGIDANGYFQRGLTLRVGELDLVLPNANDEFNADTATFINTADGEIRDGFYAGAATQNMRFENHGLIAASAREGGTALVIETGLLQDDGPDDVDVIDIAAQSFAFTNSGTINGAVEVNVANRVATFANSGSVTRTELPINQGNPPTYGGVAAFDVESETDESQSITFNNSGDIIGQDRGGSGLVLEVEAGDGDEPGVPTADATLNVVNSGAIEAIGGATVTPGQFIGLGQGTAYVSQIAALGVDVESSGAGVVNIQNLEGGVIQAGGGLTAVVAGSPPGATQPVWVYSPIANTAAAHTVAVAVAAKTVNIVNSGTIQGGAGTNYFPNTPVIDNAIGQPNGYLAGAIHTSGDQLEDDSGFLPSTDHVTNTATGVIIGSIDLNGGDDRIDNAGQISGDIYMREGNDAVVNAGTISGTVQMGDGDDSFTHLLTSAVLNGTVDGGAGEDTLAFDITGTTYTGSIDPALRQLFASFEVEKIIGTGQVVVQQTVEVSSGGELNLTEGSSIVVAPGETAINGGAESVTVSNSGEVVGNVDLGGGDNVLTNTAGGTITGNIVAGSGSDSLINSGAISGNVDLGAGADTLTIGTGASFGGTATAGGGTDILAFNTGSTYAEQTTIDGSSFTGFEQVNNSAGVNSFTGNLSVEEVNVTGGRLIGQAGSTLTGSVDVTSGGTFGTAGTVSGNVTIGTGGTLSPGASPGIMTINGNLTITDGTTTTFEFVPVGQSDQIVVNGGSVTIGDNTTVNLTGSLTPGASRDLIVVNGGGAITGDFDIVNRDPGIVGVLRNNGTVLQLLGTFVAPTGTTAQTDAAIDYVNDLLIAGTASTALINAVPTLLSGSTANAAAFGQLTPEAYASASQLGVEQGLAIAKAGRAGLAITTRETAGLFSFAQGLGDWRTLKGRGAIGTATAKSHSYGVLGGIGFGTASGSVGAFVGYIDSRQTLIGKGARTNSDGLVAGLSGHFMSGGFDGTVTVAYDWSDANTRRSVPGATALSGDYRLRSLLLDGTVGYSFPMGAWAIRPEVGITHVSTRRGAANETGSAAFALAVDRAKTNATFIDGGVKLKGGFGEGAVFHPWASLGLRHQLEGEQSSARAGFVGNTERFTVLGAGRKETMATVGAGASYDLAARLTLYGAYQGEFGGGRSHNVNIGVRFAF, encoded by the coding sequence ATGATCGGTCGAAAATCTGCGCGCGCGCCCGTTCGTCTTGGGCTTGGTCTGGGCGTCAGCATATTGGCACTTGGAACAGGCTCCGCCTTTGCCCAGATTGCGACCACCTGCCCCGACGGCAGCGCTGGCCCCCTCTGCATCATCAGCAATACCGGCTCGACCGGACCGATCAGCGGAACGCTCGGCACCGCGATCGTCGTGAACAATAGCGGCACGATTTCAGGGGATCCGGCCATCGCCGCAGGCCAGGCGGTCGTGCTTTCCGTGAACAACGCGAGCGGCGGCGTGATCGGGGACGGCATCAACGCCATCATCTCCCCTGCCCGTACGGGTATCCCGCTGCTCAGCTTCAATGTGACGAACGCTGGCACGATCAACGGCAATGTTTCCTACGTCGAGCCCACGCCCGCTTCCGGTCAAGGCCCCCTGGCTGGCGCCCTCTATTATTACATCTCCGACGGCGGCACGCTGAACGGTAATCTCCAGCTTGGCACCGGTTTCAGCACGGTGAATTTCATCCAGCGCGGCGCCGATGACGGCGTGACTGGCACGATCACGGCGGGCGGCGGTATCGACATCTACACGCGCAGCTACAGCCAGTCGCAATCGCTTGAGCTTGGCGCGAGAGCGCTGCCAGCGACCTTCGAGATCGAGGGGTTCGAAGCACGCGGCGCGGCAACCACGCTGACGCTGACTGGTCAGGGCACGACGATCAACCTGATGGGCGATGGTAATATCGTGAACAACGGCACGATAGGCCTGCTCAACACGGCGGGCCTCTACCCTCAGGGGGTGACCGTTGTTCCAGCAGCGATCGGCTATTACCAGACGCGGTTTGCGACCTTCCAGCGCGCGTTCGTGCCGGCCGGCACCGTTCCGCTTTACACGCCTGCTTATGGCGACGCACTGACCAGCTTCATCAATGAAGGGACGGTCAACGGAGACATCCGGATTGCGACCGCGTCCTTCGTCAACAATGATGAAATCAACCTGTCGACCGGCGGCATTGGCTCGGTCATCACAACCTCGGCCGGAGAAGACTTCGTGTTCCGCAACACCGGAACGATCGAGATGCTATCCAACGGCTTGCGTGCGCCAACCACGAACATTGAGCGCGAGTTTGACGATGGCGTGAATGCAGCTGTCCGCATCCGCCAGGCGCTGGAGACGACGACCGTGGCAGCAGCGACGATTGAAAACAGCGGCAGCATTGTTGGTGGCCTGGACACCAATGTCGCGGCGAATGTCTTCGCCTTCACCAACAGCGGCTTGATCGCAGGCATCGACGCCAACGGCTATTTCCAGCGCGGACTGACGCTGAGGGTCGGCGAACTCGATCTCGTTCTGCCCAATGCCAATGACGAGTTCAACGCCGATACGGCCACATTCATCAACACCGCCGATGGTGAAATCCGCGATGGCTTCTACGCTGGCGCCGCAACCCAGAACATGCGGTTCGAAAACCATGGCCTGATCGCTGCTTCGGCACGCGAAGGGGGCACGGCGCTCGTCATCGAGACCGGCCTTTTGCAGGACGATGGTCCGGACGATGTCGATGTCATCGACATTGCCGCCCAGAGCTTCGCGTTCACGAATAGCGGGACAATCAATGGCGCTGTCGAGGTCAATGTCGCAAATCGCGTCGCGACCTTCGCCAATAGCGGCTCTGTGACGCGGACCGAGCTTCCCATCAACCAAGGCAACCCGCCGACATATGGTGGCGTTGCCGCGTTTGACGTGGAATCGGAAACGGACGAAAGCCAATCCATCACCTTCAACAATAGCGGCGACATCATCGGGCAAGACCGTGGCGGTTCCGGCCTCGTTCTTGAAGTGGAAGCTGGCGATGGCGACGAGCCGGGCGTTCCCACGGCGGATGCCACCCTCAACGTGGTCAACAGCGGCGCTATCGAGGCTATCGGCGGCGCAACCGTGACGCCGGGTCAGTTCATCGGCCTGGGCCAGGGGACGGCCTATGTGTCACAGATCGCCGCCCTGGGCGTGGACGTGGAAAGCTCGGGCGCTGGCGTCGTGAATATCCAGAATCTCGAAGGCGGTGTAATCCAGGCCGGCGGCGGTCTCACCGCTGTCGTGGCTGGGTCGCCTCCGGGGGCTACTCAGCCTGTCTGGGTTTACAGCCCGATCGCCAACACCGCAGCGGCTCACACGGTTGCGGTTGCGGTGGCGGCCAAAACGGTGAACATCGTCAACAGCGGCACCATTCAGGGCGGCGCCGGAACCAATTACTTCCCCAACACGCCGGTCATCGACAACGCGATCGGTCAGCCCAACGGCTATCTGGCAGGCGCGATCCATACCAGTGGCGATCAACTCGAAGATGACAGTGGCTTCCTGCCCTCGACCGATCATGTGACGAACACAGCAACGGGCGTCATCATCGGATCGATCGATCTCAACGGAGGCGACGATCGCATCGACAATGCCGGTCAGATCAGCGGCGACATCTACATGCGCGAGGGCAACGACGCTGTTGTCAATGCGGGGACCATCAGCGGAACGGTGCAGATGGGAGACGGCGATGACAGCTTCACCCACCTGCTCACTTCGGCTGTGCTGAATGGAACGGTCGATGGCGGCGCAGGCGAGGACACGCTCGCCTTCGATATCACCGGTACGACCTACACCGGCTCTATCGACCCCGCGCTGCGGCAGCTGTTCGCCAGCTTCGAGGTTGAGAAGATCATCGGCACCGGTCAGGTCGTTGTCCAGCAAACGGTTGAGGTCTCCAGCGGCGGCGAGCTGAACCTCACCGAAGGATCAAGCATCGTTGTCGCCCCGGGCGAGACGGCAATCAACGGCGGCGCGGAAAGTGTCACCGTGTCCAATAGCGGCGAAGTGGTCGGCAACGTCGATCTTGGCGGCGGCGACAATGTGCTCACCAACACAGCGGGCGGGACAATCACCGGAAACATCGTTGCGGGAAGCGGCTCGGACAGCCTGATCAATAGCGGCGCCATCTCGGGCAACGTGGATCTGGGCGCAGGCGCGGACACCCTGACTATCGGCACCGGCGCGAGTTTTGGCGGTACGGCGACCGCTGGTGGCGGCACCGACATTCTCGCGTTCAATACCGGCAGCACTTATGCCGAGCAGACGACGATCGACGGCTCCAGCTTCACCGGCTTTGAGCAGGTCAACAACAGCGCCGGCGTCAACAGCTTCACCGGCAATTTGAGCGTCGAGGAAGTGAACGTCACCGGCGGCCGCCTGATCGGCCAGGCCGGGTCAACCCTGACCGGGTCGGTAGATGTCACCAGCGGCGGCACCTTCGGTACGGCAGGCACGGTCAGCGGCAACGTCACCATTGGTACGGGCGGCACCCTTTCGCCGGGCGCATCGCCGGGCATCATGACGATCAACGGCAATCTGACGATCACTGACGGTACGACCACGACCTTCGAGTTCGTGCCAGTCGGCCAGAGCGATCAGATCGTGGTCAATGGCGGCTCGGTGACGATCGGCGACAATACCACCGTCAACCTCACGGGTTCACTCACCCCCGGCGCTTCGCGCGACCTGATCGTGGTCAATGGCGGCGGCGCCATTACGGGCGATTTCGACATCGTCAATCGTGATCCCGGCATCGTCGGCGTGCTGCGTAACAATGGTACGGTGTTGCAGCTGCTCGGTACCTTCGTCGCACCCACCGGGACCACTGCACAGACGGACGCAGCGATCGACTATGTCAACGACCTCCTGATCGCCGGCACTGCCAGCACAGCACTGATCAATGCCGTTCCCACGCTGCTGAGCGGCAGCACCGCAAATGCTGCGGCGTTCGGCCAGTTGACGCCTGAAGCCTATGCCAGCGCGTCGCAACTTGGCGTGGAACAGGGGCTGGCGATCGCGAAGGCCGGACGCGCGGGCCTTGCGATCACGACGCGGGAGACGGCGGGCCTCTTCAGCTTCGCGCAAGGTCTGGGCGACTGGCGGACGCTCAAGGGGCGCGGGGCGATCGGCACAGCCACGGCAAAGAGCCACAGCTACGGTGTCCTGGGCGGCATAGGCTTTGGCACGGCCAGTGGCTCTGTCGGAGCATTCGTCGGCTATATCGACAGCCGCCAGACTCTTATCGGCAAGGGCGCGCGCACGAACTCCGACGGGTTGGTCGCAGGCCTGTCCGGTCACTTCATGAGCGGCGGCTTCGATGGAACGGTAACGGTCGCCTATGACTGGAGCGACGCCAACACGCGCCGCAGCGTGCCCGGTGCAACCGCATTGTCAGGCGATTACCGCCTGCGCAGCCTCTTGCTGGATGGCACTGTCGGCTACAGCTTCCCCATGGGCGCATGGGCGATCCGGCCTGAAGTCGGCATCACGCATGTCTCCACCCGCCGCGGGGCCGCGAACGAGACCGGCAGCGCCGCCTTCGCATTGGCAGTGGATCGGGCAAAGACCAACGCCACCTTCATCGATGGGGGCGTCAAGCTGAAGGGCGGCTTTGGCGAGGGGGCTGTCTTCCATCCTTGGGCGTCGCTTGGTCTACGTCACCAGCTTGAAGGCGAACAATCTTCCGCGCGTGCAGGCTTTGTCGGCAACACGGAGCGGTTCACGGTGCTGGGAGCTGGCCGCAAGGAGACCATGGCCACGGTTGGCGCGGGCGCCAGTTATGACCTGGCGGCACGCCTCACCCTCTATGGTGCCTATCAGGGCGAGTTCGGCGGGGGCCGCAGTCACAATGTCAACATTGGCGTTCGCTTCGCATTCTGA
- a CDS encoding helix-turn-helix transcriptional regulator: MNEKIWGLAERFALAAIDGNGWLDALRDMAEMTGSSHGQLVGFVPGGVPFNWINDIDPVQIARFVEQERGDPNINVRVRASMDDATFVIRSEADYQTVGRSAGFDLYREMCDAYDIQHGCQTKLLDGGNGFIGFSVNRTRKDGVTDADTRAFFAAIAPHVRAAVKMQLALEDSAPALLTGALEYVGLPIFVCNETGQMKGNTGEAQALLSTGRFRLVDGRIGLPQPRDDAALVHALARIQRQPVGLETLILCGDGKQMPMVADLCRLPAQPLRMNSGAQILVIIRSGRRWHDAAPTILRAGFGLSSAEAAVALALARGETRDEIAAARGTSAQTVKAQLKSIFAKLGVSREAELVTMFGQMLRV; this comes from the coding sequence GTGAACGAAAAAATATGGGGGCTGGCTGAGCGTTTCGCGCTCGCTGCCATTGACGGTAACGGGTGGCTGGACGCTCTGCGGGACATGGCGGAAATGACCGGCAGTTCCCATGGTCAACTTGTCGGCTTCGTTCCCGGCGGCGTCCCGTTCAACTGGATCAATGACATCGATCCAGTGCAGATCGCACGCTTTGTGGAACAGGAACGCGGCGATCCGAACATCAACGTCCGCGTGCGTGCTTCGATGGATGACGCGACTTTTGTCATACGCAGTGAAGCGGATTATCAAACGGTGGGCCGCAGCGCCGGGTTCGATCTCTATCGCGAAATGTGCGATGCCTATGACATCCAGCATGGCTGCCAAACCAAGCTTCTGGACGGAGGCAATGGCTTCATCGGCTTTTCCGTTAATCGCACGCGCAAGGATGGCGTGACCGATGCGGATACGCGAGCCTTTTTCGCGGCGATAGCGCCGCATGTGCGCGCAGCGGTAAAGATGCAACTTGCGCTGGAAGACAGTGCACCCGCGCTTCTGACCGGTGCGCTGGAATATGTCGGCCTGCCTATTTTCGTCTGCAACGAGACGGGGCAGATGAAAGGCAATACGGGCGAAGCGCAAGCTCTGCTTTCCACCGGCCGGTTCCGGCTGGTGGACGGCAGGATTGGCCTTCCCCAGCCTAGGGACGATGCCGCGCTTGTCCACGCCCTGGCCCGTATCCAGCGTCAGCCCGTCGGATTGGAAACGCTGATACTTTGCGGAGATGGCAAGCAGATGCCCATGGTTGCCGATCTCTGCCGGCTGCCTGCGCAGCCGTTACGCATGAATTCTGGCGCGCAAATATTGGTCATAATCCGGTCCGGCCGCCGGTGGCACGATGCGGCCCCCACCATCCTGCGCGCCGGCTTTGGCCTTTCGTCGGCCGAGGCGGCCGTAGCGCTGGCATTGGCCCGCGGCGAAACCCGCGATGAAATCGCTGCTGCCCGAGGCACTAGCGCCCAAACCGTGAAGGCCCAGCTTAAATCAATCTTCGCCAAATTGGGCGTGAGCAGGGAGGCCGAGTTGGTCACCATGTTCGGGCAAATGCTGCGGGTATAG
- the rpoC gene encoding DNA-directed RNA polymerase subunit beta': MNELTNFANPVQKPETFDQIQIGLASPERIRSWSFGEIKKPETINYRTFKPERDGLFCARIFGPIKDYECLCGKYKRMKYKGIVCEKCGVEVTVSKVRRERMGHIELAAPVAHIWFLKSLPSRIGLLLDMQLKQLERVLYFESYIVTEPGLTPLEKFQLLNEDELLDAQDEYGEDAFSAGIGAEAVKQMLMDLDLEGEKQALLDELAVTKSELKPKKIIKRLKVVESFLESGNRPEWMILDVVPVIPPELRPLVPLDGGRFATSDLNDLYRRVINRNNRLKRLMELRAPDIIVRNEKRMLQEAVDALFDNGRRGRVITGANKRPLKSLSDMLKGKQGRFRQNLLGKRVDYSGRSVIVTGPELKLHQCGLPKKMALELFKPFIYARLDAKGLSMTLKQAKKWVEKERKEVWDILDEVIREHPVMLNRAPTLHRLGIQAFEPVLIEGKAIQLHPLVCSAFNADFDGDQMAVHVPLSLEAQLEARVLMMSTNNILSPANGKPIIVPSQDMVLGIYYLSMEREGEPGEGMLLSDMQEVHQALFAKAVTLHSKIISRVPQTDEAGNQYMKRFETTPGRMLLGECLPKSHKVPFDVVNRLLTKKEIGDVIDQVYRHTGQKDTVLFADAIMALGFRHAFQAGISFGKDDMVIPDSKEGTVAETKALVADYEQQYQDGLITQQEKYNKVIDAWSRCGDVVANAMMDEIRAQPKDPQTGRLAQINSIYMMAHSGARGSQAQMKQLAGMRGLMAKPSGEIIETPIISNFKEGLTVLEYFNSTHGARKGLADTALKTANSGYLTRRLVDVSQDCTIVEEDCGTDKALEMKAIVQGGSVIASLGERILGRTTAQDIVDSKDGTIIVPIGTLLDEALVAQIEAIGTQSVKIRSPLICESRMGVCGKCYGRDLARGTPVNIGEAVGVIAAQSIGEPGTQLTMRTFHIGGAANFNETSNLEALSDGTIELRDMPTIMDKNGRRLSLARNGEIAIIDNEGRERETHRLPYGATILFADGDTVKKGERFAEWDPFTMPVITEKPGIVKYQDLIDGKTLTEQTDEATGIAQRVVTEHRGSARTKEDLRPRLTLLDDESGEAARYMLAVGATLSVDDGAQVQAGDVLARVSREAAKTRDITGGLPRVAELFEARKPKDNAIIAKVSGRVQFLKDYKAKRKIAINPEDGSEPVEYLIPKSKVIDVQEGDFVKRGDNLIGGSPDPHDILEVLGIEPLAEYLVAEIQEVYRLQGVKINDKHIETIVRQMLQKVEIIESGDTTLLVGEQVDREEMDEINAKLPAGYQPAAGKPVLLGITKASLQTRSFISAASFQETTRVLTEAAVQGKKDTLVGLKENVIVGRLIPAGTGAGMNRMRVAASSRDAAMRAALRASSQVDLIAPKTAAAEHAAELAQGPEAAIGDDPLGVVQGEDFTTQDLD, encoded by the coding sequence ATGAACGAACTGACCAACTTCGCCAATCCGGTCCAGAAGCCGGAAACCTTCGACCAGATCCAGATCGGCCTTGCCTCTCCGGAGCGCATCCGCAGCTGGTCCTTCGGTGAGATCAAGAAGCCGGAAACCATCAACTACCGCACGTTCAAGCCCGAGCGCGACGGCCTGTTCTGCGCGCGCATTTTCGGTCCGATCAAGGACTATGAATGCCTGTGCGGCAAGTACAAGCGCATGAAATATAAGGGCATCGTCTGCGAAAAGTGCGGTGTCGAAGTCACGGTGTCGAAGGTCCGCCGCGAGCGCATGGGCCATATCGAACTGGCCGCGCCCGTCGCGCATATCTGGTTCCTGAAGTCGCTGCCCTCGCGCATCGGCCTGCTGCTCGACATGCAGTTGAAGCAGCTTGAGCGCGTCCTTTACTTCGAAAGCTACATCGTCACCGAGCCGGGCCTGACCCCGCTTGAGAAGTTCCAGCTTCTGAACGAAGACGAACTGCTCGACGCGCAGGACGAATATGGCGAGGACGCCTTCTCCGCGGGGATCGGCGCGGAAGCGGTCAAGCAAATGCTCATGGATCTCGACCTTGAGGGCGAGAAGCAGGCGCTGCTGGACGAGCTGGCCGTCACCAAGTCGGAACTGAAGCCCAAGAAGATCATCAAGCGCCTGAAGGTGGTTGAGAGCTTCCTGGAATCGGGTAACCGCCCCGAATGGATGATCCTGGACGTCGTGCCGGTCATCCCGCCAGAACTGCGCCCGCTGGTGCCGCTGGACGGCGGCCGTTTCGCGACGTCGGACCTCAACGACCTGTATCGCCGCGTCATCAACCGCAACAACCGCCTGAAGCGCCTGATGGAGCTGCGTGCGCCGGACATCATCGTCCGCAACGAAAAGCGCATGTTGCAGGAAGCCGTTGACGCCCTGTTCGACAATGGCCGCCGTGGCCGCGTCATCACCGGCGCGAACAAGCGTCCGCTGAAATCGCTGTCCGACATGCTCAAGGGCAAGCAGGGCCGCTTCCGCCAGAACCTGCTCGGCAAGCGCGTCGATTATTCGGGCCGTTCGGTCATCGTGACCGGGCCGGAACTCAAGCTGCATCAGTGCGGCCTGCCCAAGAAGATGGCGCTCGAACTGTTCAAGCCGTTCATCTACGCCCGCCTCGACGCCAAGGGTCTGTCCATGACCTTGAAGCAGGCGAAGAAGTGGGTCGAAAAGGAGCGCAAGGAAGTCTGGGACATCCTGGACGAGGTGATCCGCGAGCATCCGGTGATGCTGAACCGCGCGCCCACGCTCCACCGTCTTGGCATCCAGGCATTCGAGCCCGTGCTGATCGAAGGCAAGGCGATCCAGTTGCACCCGCTCGTCTGCTCGGCCTTCAACGCCGACTTCGACGGTGACCAGATGGCCGTCCACGTTCCGCTGAGCCTTGAAGCCCAGCTGGAAGCGCGCGTGCTGATGATGTCGACCAACAACATCCTGTCGCCCGCGAACGGCAAGCCGATCATCGTTCCGTCGCAGGACATGGTTCTGGGCATCTATTACCTGTCTATGGAGCGCGAAGGCGAGCCGGGCGAAGGCATGCTGCTTTCGGACATGCAGGAGGTCCACCAGGCCCTCTTTGCCAAGGCCGTCACGCTGCACTCGAAGATCATCAGCCGCGTGCCGCAGACCGACGAAGCCGGCAATCAGTATATGAAGCGCTTCGAAACGACGCCGGGCCGCATGCTGCTGGGCGAATGTCTGCCCAAGAGCCACAAGGTGCCCTTCGACGTCGTCAACCGCCTTCTCACCAAGAAGGAAATCGGTGACGTCATCGACCAGGTCTATCGTCACACGGGTCAGAAGGACACGGTGCTGTTCGCCGACGCCATCATGGCGCTGGGCTTCCGCCACGCGTTCCAGGCCGGCATTTCGTTCGGCAAGGACGACATGGTGATCCCGGACTCGAAGGAAGGCACTGTCGCTGAGACGAAGGCGCTGGTGGCCGACTATGAGCAGCAATATCAGGACGGCCTGATCACCCAGCAGGAAAAGTACAACAAGGTCATCGACGCCTGGAGCCGTTGCGGCGACGTGGTGGCGAACGCCATGATGGACGAAATCCGCGCCCAGCCCAAGGACCCGCAGACCGGCCGCCTCGCGCAGATCAACTCGATCTACATGATGGCGCACTCGGGCGCCCGTGGTTCGCAGGCCCAGATGAAGCAGCTTGCCGGCATGCGCGGCCTGATGGCCAAGCCTTCGGGCGAGATCATCGAAACGCCGATCATCTCGAACTTCAAGGAAGGGCTGACCGTCCTTGAATATTTCAACTCCACCCACGGCGCTCGCAAGGGTCTGGCCGACACCGCGCTCAAGACGGCGAACTCGGGTTACCTGACCCGCCGTCTGGTCGATGTCAGCCAGGACTGCACCATCGTCGAGGAGGATTGCGGCACCGACAAGGCGCTGGAGATGAAGGCCATCGTCCAGGGCGGTTCCGTCATCGCCTCGCTCGGCGAGCGTATCCTGGGCCGCACCACGGCGCAGGACATCGTCGACAGCAAGGACGGCACCATCATCGTGCCGATCGGCACGCTGCTGGACGAAGCGCTGGTGGCGCAGATCGAAGCCATCGGTACGCAGTCCGTGAAGATCCGCTCGCCTCTCATCTGCGAAAGCAGGATGGGCGTCTGCGGCAAGTGCTACGGCCGTGACCTCGCCCGTGGTACGCCGGTCAATATCGGTGAAGCGGTCGGTGTCATCGCGGCGCAGTCCATCGGTGAACCGGGTACGCAGCTTACCATGCGTACCTTCCACATCGGCGGCGCGGCGAACTTCAACGAAACGTCGAACCTGGAAGCCCTGTCGGACGGCACGATCGAACTGCGCGACATGCCGACCATCATGGACAAGAATGGCCGTCGCCTGTCGCTCGCCCGCAACGGCGAGATCGCGATCATCGACAATGAAGGCCGTGAACGCGAAACGCACCGCCTGCCTTACGGCGCCACCATCCTGTTCGCGGATGGCGACACCGTGAAGAAGGGTGAGCGCTTCGCCGAATGGGATCCCTTCACCATGCCGGTGATCACCGAAAAGCCGGGCATCGTGAAGTATCAGGACCTGATCGACGGCAAGACGCTGACCGAACAGACCGACGAAGCGACGGGCATCGCCCAGCGCGTCGTCACCGAGCATCGCGGTTCCGCCCGTACGAAGGAGGATCTGCGTCCCCGCCTCACCCTGCTCGACGACGAGTCGGGCGAAGCTGCCCGCTACATGCTGGCGGTGGGTGCGACCCTGTCGGTCGATGACGGTGCGCAGGTTCAGGCCGGTGACGTGCTGGCGCGTGTCAGCCGCGAAGCGGCCAAGACCCGCGACATCACCGGCGGTCTGCCGCGCGTCGCCGAACTGTTCGAAGCCCGCAAACCCAAGGACAATGCAATCATTGCCAAGGTGTCGGGCCGCGTGCAGTTCCTCAAGGATTACAAGGCGAAGCGCAAGATCGCCATCAATCCCGAGGATGGCAGCGAGCCGGTTGAGTATCTGATCCCCAAGAGCAAGGTGATCGACGTTCAGGAAGGCGACTTCGTGAAGCGCGGCGACAACCTGATCGGTGGTTCGCCTGATCCGCATGACATTCTGGAAGTGCTCGGCATCGAGCCGCTGGCAGAATATCTGGTAGCGGAAATCCAGGAAGTCTATCGCTTGCAGGGCGTGAAGATCAACGACAAGCACATCGAAACGATCGTTCGTCAGATGCTGCAAAAGGTCGAGATCATCGAGTCCGGCGACACCACGCTGCTGGTGGGCGAACAGGTCGATCGCGAGGAAATGGACGAGATCAACGCCAAGCTTCCGGCCGGTTACCAACCCGCCGCAGGCAAGCCGGTGCTGCTCGGCATTACCAAGGCTTCGCTGCAGACGCGCTCGTTCATCTCGGCCGCATCTTTCCAGGAAACGACCCGCGTTCTCACGGAAGCGGCCGTTCAGGGCAAGAAGGACACGCTGGTTGGCCTGAAGGAAAATGTCATCGTCGGCCGCCTCATCCCGGCGGGCACGGGTGCTGGCATGAACCGCATGCGCGTTGCCGCCTCGTCGCGTGACGCGGCGATGCGGGCCGCGCTGCGCGCCTCCAGCCAGGTTGACCTGATCGCGCCCAAGACCGCTGCCGCCGAGCATGCCGCCGAACTGGCGCAGGGCCCGGAAGCAGCGATCGGCGACGATCCGCTGGGCGTGGTTCAGGGTGAAGACTTCACCACCCAGGACCTCGACTGA